The genome window CTGACCGAGCATTTCCAGTTCCAGCAGGTGCGCGATATTGCGATCAAATTCCAGCAGGGGGCTTCCGCCGTCAATGCCGAAGATCACGCCGAAGCGCTCACGCTCCTGCGCCGCACCACCAATGCCGTTCTCAAGTACATCGCTTTCCTCGAACGCGTACCGAAATCCGGCACCGCGAACGATGTGATGTGGGCAACCGTGCTCGACTCCGGCGACGTCTGGGTCACGATCGCGCCGCTCAAGGTCGGCGAACTCATGGCACAGCGGCTGTATGCGCGTTACGATGCCGTCGTGATGACCTCGGCCACGCTCGATTCCGAGGACAACTTCGAGTGGATCGCCCGCCGGCTCGGCCTCACCGAGGAACTCGGCCATCAGCCCTACCGCGTCAAGATTCGCTCGCCGTTTCCGCTGCACGAGCAATTGCGGCTCGTGTTGGCGCGCTACCTGCCGCCACCGACCGCGCCCGAGTACACCCCGCGGCTGGTGAATCTGATCATGCGCTTTCGTTCCGCTGCCAAACTCCCCACCCTCGTGCTGTGCACATCCTATCGCATGGTGGATGAAATCGCGCGCCCGCTGTTGGCCGAACCAGCGCGCGCCGGCGATGTGCTCGTCCAAACGCCCGAAACTCTGCCGCAGACGCTGCTCAACCGCTTCAAGCAACTGCGCAACGCGATACTCATCGGCACCGAATCGTTCTGGGAAGGTATCGATCTGCCCGATGAATTGCTGCGCCTGCTCTTCATCACCCGCCTGCCCTTCGCCGTGCCGGATGATCCGCTCGAACTGGCGCGGCAGGAACTGGCCGAACAGCACGGTGAGAATCCGTTCATGACGATCTCCCTGCCACAGGCCGTCCTCAAGTACCGCCAGGGTCTTGGCCGCATGATTCGCAGCGCCACCGACTGGGGCGCCGTCATTATCACCGACTCGCGCATGGCGCGCAAAAGCTACGGCCAAATCCTCGTCGCCGCCTCGCCGGTGGACGTCCACGTCGCCGACAACGAAGGGCTGCTCGTCACCGAAACCGCCGCCTGGCTGCGCCAGAAGCGCGACACCGAAATTTCCGCATAGAAATTGGTTGTTTGACCGCCGCCGGCGTCTTATCCTTGAAGCACTGCGATCCCTTGTCACGGGATTCGCGCTACTCAAGGCCAAGATCTGAAATCACTTTGGAGGAATGCATGATCCGCAAGCTTGCCGCTTTGTTTCTGATGGGCGCCGTGCTGTTCGTCGCCGGCTGCAGTGATGACGAGTGTCCCACCTGCGCCGAGAAGCCGGTGCTGACGCTGAACAAGCACAAAATCAATTTCGGCGCCACCGGCACCACCGCGTCGTTTACCATCGACAACACCGGCGGCGGCTCGATGCCGTGGGACCTCACCCTCGGCTATCGCTTCCTGTCCAAATCCACTTCCGCGGCCCACGGCGGCTGGCTTGAACTCTCAACCGCATCGGGCGAGGGCGACGCGACGATCACCCTCACCGCCGACCGCGATGCCCTCGACGAAATCGGCATCTCGCGCGCGGTCGTCATCATCAATGCCCCGGACGCCGACAATGTCATCCGCGACTCGGTCGACATTTACATCCTCAACGGCGGCGCCTGGCTGATCTCCGATGATTCCACCTTTGAGCAGTGCTGGGAGGTTGACTCCCTCGATTACTACTGGATCAAGGGCTTCCACATGCCGCACGGCCAGGATCGCGTCTTCGTCGATTCGATCGCACTCAATTTCTGCCAGGCCGATACGTTTATCCAGCTGCTCGCTTATGACGGCATCTACAGTGACTTGGCCGGTACCGATGTGCCCAACAATTTGGTTTATGCCGACGCGGCAATGTATGAAGTGCAAGCGGGATGGAACGTGCTGCCGATCTATAATCTCTACGCCTATACCGACCCCTTTTATGTCGGCTACTTCCAGCCCGGTTCGACCCGGCCCGATCTGCGGATCGACGTCGTCGATGACATGGACACACTTTGCTGGCGTGCTCGCGACGTCTCAACGGAACCCGGCGAGGTGCTGTTGGAATGGCAATGGTCGCCCGGTTTTGAGACTTTCGCCATCCGCGTCTTTGTAACACCGGTCCTGGATTATAATCCGAAGATGGCCGCGGAGTACGCTCATGCTCAGGCCGAGGCCACCTTGCGCACCGGCTTCGCCTACAAAGGCAAGTACCCAATGAGCGTCAAGCCGCAACTGCCGCGCTGACG of Candidatus Zixiibacteriota bacterium contains these proteins:
- a CDS encoding BACON domain-containing protein, giving the protein MIRKLAALFLMGAVLFVAGCSDDECPTCAEKPVLTLNKHKINFGATGTTASFTIDNTGGGSMPWDLTLGYRFLSKSTSAAHGGWLELSTASGEGDATITLTADRDALDEIGISRAVVIINAPDADNVIRDSVDIYILNGGAWLISDDSTFEQCWEVDSLDYYWIKGFHMPHGQDRVFVDSIALNFCQADTFIQLLAYDGIYSDLAGTDVPNNLVYADAAMYEVQAGWNVLPIYNLYAYTDPFYVGYFQPGSTRPDLRIDVVDDMDTLCWRARDVSTEPGEVLLEWQWSPGFETFAIRVFVTPVLDYNPKMAAEYAHAQAEATLRTGFAYKGKYPMSVKPQLPR